In the Hirundo rustica isolate bHirRus1 chromosome 2, bHirRus1.pri.v3, whole genome shotgun sequence genome, CTCCCTCACGCCGCTGCAGGCGCGCCCGTCCTCCTCCTTATCCTCGTAGTACTTGGGCATGGCGGCGAGCCCGGCGCTACACCCcgctgccgcccgccccgcggccgccgccgaaCGCCGCCGCCATCCCGGGCGCTACGGCCGCTTCCGGCGGGGGCAGGAAGGGACGGGGCGGCTCCGGGAAGGATCCCGAGCGCCTGCGCCGCGGACGGTGCCGGAAGGCTGCGGGAGGCGGCCGTGGCGGCGgtgccgggcggggcgggggtcGCGGCGCGGGCCGGGGCGCAGGTGAGACCCtcagcgcggggcggggcgcggggctgcggcgctgcccggcccgcAGAGGAGCGCGGGCCCCGCTGAGGGGGGCCGGCGTTTGTCAGCGGTGGCGGCCGGGCCGCTCCTGAGCCATGGGATCGTACGCTGGTtaagggctggaagagaccgTACAGATCACCCGGTTCCAACCCCCCCGCTGTGGGCAGGGATACCTCCCGCTGGACCGGGTTGTTGTAAGCCCcatccaccctggccttggacgctgcCAGGGTTGGGGcgtccacaacctctctgggcagcctgtgccagtgccttaCCCCCACCCCagtgaaagattttttccttgtatctaacctaaacttcccctgtTTCAGTTTGTACCCGTTACTCGTCCTATCACTGCAGTTTTTGATGACGAGACCCAGcttccctgttttccccctGCAGATGTTGGGAGGTGCTAGGAGGTCTCCATGcaaccttctcttcttcttccagCTAAACTGACCCAaatctctcagcctgtcttcataagGGAGCTTCTCCAGCCCTCTTACCAactccatggcctcctctgcaCTTGCTCCAACAAACGTCATTGTTTATGCTTGTGCTCATTTTTTGTCACTTCAGCATTGCAGCCGTGGCCTGCGTCGCGTTATTTTATTTGTACCCCACGTTGTGTGCAAAATCAAATGCATCatttgaaattctttctttagCGAGATGCTGCCAACCACACTGGTTAATTCTGGGAGCCAGGGCAACGGTGCGCTGAGCCCCAGAGATGCTGCGAGGCACACGGCCGGAGCGAAACGCTACAAGTACCTCCGGAGGCTCTTCCACTTCCGACAGATGGACTTCGAGTTTGCGCTTTGGCAGATGCTTTACCTGTTCACTTCACCACAGAGGGTTTACAGGAACTTTCACTACAGAAAACAGACAAAGGACCAATGGGCCAGAGATGATCCTGCtttcctggtgctgctcagtATCTGGCTCTGCGGTGAGTGTGGGAGAACAGAGAGCgtgaggaagagggaggaaaagttTAGGGATGAACGTGTATTTTCCTTCTaataacacacacacaaaaaggacCAATCTGTATGAATGACCTTTTAATCAAAgtagagcagaagaaaaaggccTAGCCTTTTTGAAGTTAAGGTGAGAAGTAGAAATCGGAGTAGGATTAAGTAGTACTCTATAGTCTTGAATTGATCTCTCTGTTGCAGCTcattttctgttgcattttaaaCTGCATGGTTCACTGTAACTTTACAGACAGTAAGAAAACCCTATGCCACATGGCAgtgtttttgttaaaaaatactgaatatttgGTATACATTAATATTATGGATAAAACACTGTTTTTACCATAAATGTCCTGGTGAGGTTCTGTATATTGCAGAATTAAGCTATAAAAAAGTGGCTAATATAAATGACTGAACTGCAAATTCAGTATTGTCTCAGTTGCCTTCTATTAAATAGAGTATTGTTGTTTGTAATATAAAAACTCTTAACAGAAATAGAATTACACATGTGGTTTGGGTTAACAAGGAGCTTTTATAAAACAAAGAATGTTCTATTGTAGCATTgcctgaaatttttaaaaaatagtttgggTGGACCATTACAATTAGACCCAAGCAGAGATGAGTGTTCATATCATGAATAAATTGCTTTATATCTTGTTTTTGGTGGGATAAAACTAAACTGTTGAACTGAAAAtcttgggggaaaaataaaaaggaaactgGAGATTTCATAACAGGATATGTAAAAAACCCATCAGTTTAAGATCTCATGCTTTTGTTTCCACAGCTGACTTTAATGGTCTTTCTCTACTTTCAGTTTCTACTGTAGGATTTGGATTTGTGTTGgacatggggttttttgaaacaataaaactgctACTTTGGGTTGTATTCATAGACTGCGTAGGCGTTGGGCTCCTGATTGCAACTCTGATGTGGTAAGTAGTGATTTGCTGTTCAGACAGAGAGAATTCTCTGCTGTTTGTGAGACACTTGGTTctttctctggggtaaacttACACTCAAGTGTTGACTATAGGTTTTCTGCTATTTTAGTAATTGTTTCAAAATTATaccttaaaaataatacatCTCTTTCTTTACTATTTCCTACAAAGTTAAATGGTCAGAAGTCTGTATTATGATGAACATtccagcttttttcctttgtttttgagCTGGTTAATGTTCAGCAGTAAtgccaaataaaaaaataaaaaaaaggtgataaaaaaaagaaaaagctaattCAATCAAAATAATGAATGAGTAAGTCAAGTACTGTAAGCCTGAGGATGATTCTGTTTAAGCAATATACACTTGGCCTGT is a window encoding:
- the UNC50 gene encoding protein unc-50 homolog; this encodes MLPTTLVNSGSQGNGALSPRDAARHTAGAKRYKYLRRLFHFRQMDFEFALWQMLYLFTSPQRVYRNFHYRKQTKDQWARDDPAFLVLLSIWLCVSTVGFGFVLDMGFFETIKLLLWVVFIDCVGVGLLIATLMWFISNKYLVKQQNRDYDVEWGYAFDVHLNAFYPLLVILHFIQLFFINYVIISDSVIGYFVGNTLWLIAIGYYIYVTFLGYSALPFLKNTAILLYPFALLIMLYLISLACGWNFTKMLCSFYKYRVK